Proteins co-encoded in one Cytophaga hutchinsonii ATCC 33406 genomic window:
- a CDS encoding prohibitin family protein, with the protein MRKVKIVLLIALAAFASCTIVRPGEVGMIQKVGVIKPQPILGGAKAYNPFVTKIIKVNVRVTEVFSKLIVPTKEGLSIDAEISLLYHINPDSAKAVYVRFGQNFEEVAIMTNFRATTREITARYYATELYSTEREKIESAIKEQMILAVNKYGFVIDAVLLKDIVLPDQITKAIQNKVQAQQEALQMEYIIQKQQREAERMIVEAEGIKKSQEIINSAMTEAGLKYKYIDMMKHLSTSPNAKVIITNGEVPIMVGGEK; encoded by the coding sequence ATGAGAAAAGTAAAAATAGTACTACTGATTGCACTTGCCGCATTTGCAAGCTGTACCATTGTTCGTCCGGGTGAAGTTGGCATGATCCAGAAAGTAGGTGTTATCAAACCACAGCCGATACTTGGAGGGGCAAAGGCATACAATCCGTTTGTAACGAAAATAATTAAAGTGAATGTTCGTGTTACAGAAGTATTCAGCAAATTGATTGTACCGACAAAAGAAGGGTTAAGTATTGATGCTGAAATAAGTTTGCTGTATCACATCAATCCGGATAGTGCAAAAGCGGTATATGTACGTTTCGGACAAAATTTTGAAGAAGTTGCGATCATGACAAATTTCAGAGCAACAACAAGAGAGATAACGGCCAGGTACTATGCTACAGAATTATATTCCACCGAGCGTGAGAAAATAGAATCGGCCATTAAAGAACAAATGATTCTTGCAGTAAACAAATATGGATTTGTTATAGATGCTGTATTGTTAAAAGACATCGTTCTTCCCGATCAGATTACCAAAGCCATTCAGAATAAAGTACAGGCCCAGCAGGAAGCGTTGCAAATGGAATATATTATTCAGAAGCAACAACGTGAAGCAGAGCGTATGATTGTTGAAGCGGAAGGGATTAAAAAATCACAGGAAATTATCAATTCAGCTATGACGGAAGCAGGGTTAAAATACAAATACATTGATATGATGAAGCATCTTTCAACCTCGCCAAACGCGAAAGTAATTATTACCAACGGGGAAGTGCCCATTATGGTAGGCGGAGAAAAATAA
- a CDS encoding P-II family nitrogen regulator, translated as MMVEISAVIRAGKFDEVRDALHAIGVEFFTFYDVKGVTFTKEQKGSYRGTTIYDASSISRRKIDIVVPEIDAAEVVDCIKKAATTGVAGDGKIFVKEVKTSVRISI; from the coding sequence ATGATGGTTGAAATAAGTGCCGTTATACGTGCGGGTAAATTTGATGAAGTACGCGATGCATTACATGCAATCGGTGTAGAGTTCTTTACTTTTTATGATGTAAAGGGTGTAACCTTTACCAAGGAACAGAAAGGTTCTTATAGAGGAACAACCATTTACGATGCCAGTTCTATTTCCCGAAGAAAAATAGATATAGTAGTACCTGAGATTGACGCCGCAGAGGTGGTTGATTGTATAAAAAAAGCTGCCACTACAGGTGTGGCCGGAGATGGAAAAATCTTTGTTAAAGAAGTGAAAACATCTGTACGGATCAGCATCTGA
- a CDS encoding head GIN domain-containing protein, translating into MKTKHILFGIFISSAVTSCNSIKGSGNVVTSIRPVQEFSGIISSGSFNMYLTQSAVQEVKIIADDNVLQYIETNVRDGILTVTFKDKVHIKNSTRLDIYVSGPVIEKINLEGSGNIQTTNRLHSNNLVLVLNGSGKMVAEDACETAIVQLNGSGNITLTGKAKNQTASVSGSGNVNASGFTTENTTASLSGSGSIGLYATESLHASLSGSGSIRYSGNPASVKKEVSGSGMVESR; encoded by the coding sequence ATGAAAACCAAACATATTTTATTCGGAATTTTTATTTCATCTGCAGTTACATCCTGCAATTCCATTAAGGGGTCAGGCAATGTTGTTACTTCCATTCGGCCTGTACAGGAATTTTCAGGAATAATTTCAAGCGGCAGCTTTAATATGTATCTCACACAATCAGCGGTGCAGGAAGTAAAAATCATTGCCGATGATAATGTTTTACAATACATAGAAACGAACGTTCGTGATGGTATACTTACCGTTACATTCAAAGATAAAGTGCATATTAAAAACTCCACACGTTTGGATATTTATGTCAGCGGGCCTGTAATTGAAAAAATAAATCTTGAAGGTTCGGGGAACATTCAAACAACAAACAGGTTGCATTCAAATAACCTCGTACTTGTATTGAATGGCTCCGGAAAAATGGTTGCAGAAGATGCATGTGAAACAGCTATTGTTCAATTAAACGGTTCAGGTAATATTACCTTGACAGGAAAAGCAAAGAATCAAACCGCATCTGTAAGCGGCTCCGGTAATGTCAATGCTTCCGGCTTTACAACCGAAAACACAACCGCCAGCCTTTCCGGCTCCGGCAGCATAGGCTTGTATGCAACAGAAAGTCTGCATGCATCATTAAGCGGTTCCGGATCGATACGTTATTCCGGGAATCCGGCTTCTGTAAAAAAGGAGGTGAGTGGTTCCGGCATGGTTGAAAGCAGGTGA
- a CDS encoding aldo/keto reductase gives MQVRRFGRTNWNVSEIGYGMWGASGWKGSDDSQSEQSLDLAVSKGVNFFDTAWGYGEGHSEQLLGKLVKRHQSKKIYVATKIPPMNFKWPSKKSYTIGECFPVSHIKEYTETSLKNLGVEKIDLMQFHVWEDAWATDESWQRAVEDLQKEGKVDAFGISVNRWEPENCLETLKTGLIDSVQVIYNIFDQAPEDALLPLCKKLDIAVIARVPFDEGTLTGTITKDTTFEEGDWRASYFVPENLISSAEHADRLRPILPSGMTMAEMALRFILMNDDIATTIPGMRKERNVLANTGVSDGKKLSLDLYNELKKHRWDREPTSWSQ, from the coding sequence ATGCAGGTAAGAAGATTTGGAAGAACAAACTGGAACGTAAGTGAAATTGGATATGGGATGTGGGGCGCCAGCGGCTGGAAAGGCTCAGATGATTCACAATCAGAGCAATCATTGGATCTGGCAGTTTCCAAAGGCGTTAATTTTTTTGATACAGCCTGGGGATATGGAGAAGGACACAGCGAACAATTGCTGGGTAAACTTGTTAAGCGCCATCAAAGCAAAAAAATATATGTAGCTACCAAAATTCCACCAATGAATTTTAAATGGCCATCTAAAAAATCCTACACAATTGGCGAATGTTTTCCTGTTTCGCATATTAAAGAATACACGGAAACAAGCTTAAAAAACTTAGGCGTTGAAAAAATTGACCTGATGCAGTTTCATGTTTGGGAAGATGCGTGGGCTACTGATGAAAGTTGGCAGCGGGCCGTGGAAGATTTGCAGAAGGAAGGCAAAGTAGATGCATTTGGTATCAGCGTAAACAGATGGGAACCTGAAAATTGCCTGGAAACGTTAAAAACAGGCTTGATCGATTCTGTACAGGTGATCTACAATATATTTGATCAGGCACCGGAAGATGCGTTGCTGCCGTTGTGTAAAAAACTGGATATTGCTGTTATCGCGCGCGTTCCGTTTGATGAAGGAACGTTAACCGGTACCATTACTAAAGATACAACCTTTGAAGAAGGGGATTGGCGGGCAAGTTATTTTGTGCCGGAAAACCTGATCTCAAGTGCTGAACATGCAGACCGCCTGAGACCGATTTTGCCGTCCGGTATGACGATGGCTGAAATGGCGCTTCGCTTTATTCTGATGAACGATGATATTGCGACAACCATACCGGGCATGCGTAAAGAACGAAACGTGCTTGCAAACACAGGTGTCAGCGATGGAAAAAAATTAAGTCTGGATCTATACAACGAATTAAAAAAACACCGTTGGGATAGAGAACCGACTTCCTGGTCTCAATAA
- a CDS encoding hemin transporter: MEKEALYYRLGKENLDLLVDRFYDLVFVNDQIAHLFKNDKEEIKGKQRLFLTQFLGGPALYSEKFGHPQMRARHMPHPITETDAIAWLHCMSQAIGSLPVSEALKDELFARFPPTAMFMVNKEEQ, encoded by the coding sequence ATGGAAAAGGAAGCACTTTATTATCGATTAGGAAAAGAAAATCTGGACCTGTTAGTTGATCGTTTTTATGACCTGGTTTTTGTAAATGATCAGATTGCGCATTTGTTTAAAAATGACAAGGAAGAAATAAAGGGTAAGCAACGCTTGTTTTTAACTCAATTTCTTGGTGGTCCGGCATTGTATTCTGAAAAATTCGGACATCCACAGATGCGCGCACGGCATATGCCGCATCCGATAACCGAAACAGATGCGATTGCATGGTTGCATTGTATGTCTCAGGCAATCGGCTCATTACCGGTTTCTGAAGCATTAAAAGATGAATTATTTGCCCGCTTTCCACCTACAGCGATGTTTATGGTAAATAAAGAAGAACAATAA
- a CDS encoding SulP family inorganic anion transporter, translated as MIAQEELIFESEELESESKKGWTLSGILNPSATSAVLKTSLQKDLLAAFVVSLIALPLCMGIAIASGFPAVSGIYTALIGGLIITFISGTHVDIKGPASGLCIIILGAVHAFGENGQNPFPYVLACFFVAGIVQMIFALLRFGALGDSFPASAVLGMMASFGIMIAIKQFSVLIGAHPHGKTALSLLTEIPESVAHMHIPVAIIGIISLAIMIGMGFLKGAWTAYVPAPLVVIIVAVPLGLLFDIGALTNTETGVNEYLVSLPNNLFEGIMFPDFTQLISLTSLQYIIMIALAGSLESLLSSKAIEMADTKSRKSRLNKDLFAIGMGNSLLALIGGLPMISDAKRSLINVSYGAQSAWSNFFHAGFLLLIVVVGGPLIRLVPQAALAGILMYIAYKLASPKQLSAAYKIGPEQLIVFLTTMIICLFTNLLWGILAGIILELIIHMYFGVPLKSLFGTKADLKQDAEQNYTLHIYDAAVFSNYMGIKKYLLTLPEYSNVTFDFSEAKVVDHTFLEHLYYYEENIRKKGGQIVLAGLDHHKHLSDHPLASRRIVDSDMLTERQEQMQLFAAKNGYAFDHRIVSNLSKLEGFLETKHIQIKLQRNVLSGNYYSINFELSDLMLTHNAGGRSHSINMTNALFSIPGMNIPEFILEPDGFTDDFKDNSDFKDIDFTQHAVFSYYYLLKGPNQNAISDFFTASLIRFFEKNKGFRLESKHNMIFVYKKARRIKPENLTMLIDFTKALLYELYVQKNLSIRTP; from the coding sequence ATGATTGCACAGGAAGAGTTAATCTTCGAGTCAGAAGAGCTCGAATCAGAATCAAAAAAAGGCTGGACCTTATCCGGCATTTTAAATCCATCAGCAACAAGTGCTGTTCTTAAAACCTCGTTACAAAAAGATTTATTAGCGGCATTTGTTGTATCTCTGATCGCGCTGCCGTTATGCATGGGAATTGCTATCGCCAGTGGCTTTCCGGCTGTTTCAGGTATTTATACGGCACTTATCGGCGGACTCATCATTACCTTCATTTCCGGTACACACGTAGATATTAAAGGGCCGGCAAGTGGCTTGTGTATCATTATTCTTGGTGCTGTGCATGCTTTTGGTGAAAACGGGCAAAATCCGTTTCCTTATGTACTTGCCTGTTTTTTCGTTGCCGGTATCGTACAGATGATCTTTGCCTTGCTGCGTTTTGGTGCGCTGGGTGATTCTTTTCCAGCATCAGCCGTGCTTGGTATGATGGCAAGCTTTGGCATTATGATCGCCATTAAACAGTTTTCTGTTCTGATCGGTGCACATCCGCATGGTAAAACAGCACTGAGCTTACTGACAGAAATTCCTGAATCTGTTGCGCACATGCATATCCCGGTTGCTATAATAGGCATCATAAGTTTAGCGATTATGATCGGAATGGGTTTTCTGAAGGGTGCCTGGACCGCTTACGTGCCGGCTCCGCTGGTTGTTATTATCGTTGCTGTTCCATTAGGTTTATTGTTTGATATCGGCGCACTGACAAATACTGAAACAGGTGTTAATGAATACCTGGTATCGCTGCCAAACAACTTGTTTGAAGGGATCATGTTTCCTGATTTTACTCAACTTATTTCCCTCACTTCCCTGCAATATATTATTATGATTGCTTTGGCGGGCAGCCTTGAGTCACTGCTGAGTTCAAAAGCCATTGAAATGGCTGATACGAAAAGCCGCAAGTCGCGCCTCAATAAAGATCTGTTTGCAATTGGAATGGGCAACTCTCTGCTTGCACTTATAGGAGGTTTACCCATGATCTCGGATGCAAAAAGAAGTTTGATAAACGTAAGTTATGGTGCACAATCTGCCTGGTCTAATTTCTTTCATGCAGGTTTTTTATTGCTGATTGTTGTTGTAGGAGGGCCGCTCATCCGTCTGGTTCCGCAGGCAGCGCTGGCAGGTATCTTAATGTATATTGCCTATAAACTTGCTTCCCCGAAACAATTGTCCGCTGCCTATAAGATCGGCCCGGAGCAATTGATTGTATTTCTTACAACCATGATCATCTGTTTGTTTACAAATTTATTGTGGGGCATTCTTGCAGGCATTATCCTGGAATTAATTATTCACATGTATTTTGGCGTGCCGCTTAAAAGTCTGTTTGGCACAAAGGCTGATCTGAAACAGGATGCCGAACAGAATTACACCCTGCACATTTATGATGCTGCCGTTTTTTCAAACTACATGGGAATAAAAAAATATCTCCTTACGTTGCCTGAATATTCCAACGTTACATTCGATTTTTCAGAAGCAAAAGTTGTAGATCATACTTTTCTGGAACACTTGTATTACTACGAAGAAAACATTCGTAAAAAAGGCGGACAAATTGTGTTGGCGGGCCTGGACCATCACAAACATTTAAGCGATCACCCGCTCGCATCCAGACGCATTGTCGATTCAGACATGCTTACAGAACGGCAGGAACAAATGCAGCTCTTTGCAGCTAAAAACGGATATGCGTTTGATCACCGCATTGTTTCTAATTTGTCTAAGCTGGAAGGCTTTTTAGAAACAAAACATATTCAGATAAAACTGCAGCGAAACGTGCTCAGCGGTAACTACTATTCCATTAACTTTGAATTGTCTGATTTAATGCTGACACACAATGCAGGCGGCAGAAGCCATAGCATTAATATGACCAATGCATTGTTTTCCATTCCCGGTATGAACATCCCTGAATTCATTTTAGAGCCGGATGGCTTCACCGATGATTTTAAAGACAATTCAGATTTCAAGGATATTGATTTTACACAACATGCTGTTTTCTCTTATTACTACTTGTTAAAAGGACCAAACCAGAATGCGATCAGTGATTTTTTTACCGCATCACTCATCCGGTTCTTTGAGAAGAACAAAGGCTTTCGTTTGGAGTCAAAACACAATATGATTTTCGTATACAAAAAAGCACGACGTATTAAGCCTGAAAATTTAACTATGCTGATTGATTTTACAAAGGCGCTCCTATACGAATTGTATGTGCAAAAAAATCTAAGTATAAGAACTCCTTAA
- a CDS encoding STN domain-containing protein, with amino-acid sequence MKLIKKLHLVILCLAFSIHISNAQILEKHVTMQFKNITLDEAIKKMKTTYGVNFTYSPDQINLNQKVSLNVKSVSLGHALNELFIPTTITYKSVGNQIVLKKGKLPSRVSTSGIQSISAKPVIKSDTTTKKVAIKDTMKNELTLQAKPLEIKSTDSLQATKELDQSYTKEMSDLNESYLHKKDSISTVAFSNKMKLKQSLKQAKNTLVREYNQLKDSIMYSKKFKNKTIDTTAALSDDDLLIHDNFQFTGIYPLGTHLTTSGLYRNDFSLNLLVGYNGAVSAFEFGGIGNIVRKEMQGFQFAGVVNTVGGYVRGTQVAGIVNICNQEVIGGQVSGILNIANGATSGGQIAGVVNVGTEQMDGVQISGVVNEHNGIINGGQIGLINHAHKVKGFQLGFINISDTIQGIPIGLLSISKNGYGRIETYYSETTQGNLLIKTGVKSFYNIFQFGGNFNSDSYRWTFGYGLGSTIHMSKRSTLSFDVLAMHVNENEAFTSKLNEQGQLRIMLGVNLSKRVSLFAGPTFNTMFSQYKNEDATIGSQMIPQKSVVYEQTIKDSDGKNIYNPYWIGFNAGLRF; translated from the coding sequence ATGAAGCTCATTAAAAAACTTCACCTGGTAATACTATGTCTGGCTTTTTCCATTCACATTTCAAATGCACAAATATTGGAAAAACATGTAACCATGCAATTCAAAAACATAACACTTGATGAAGCGATTAAAAAAATGAAAACTACCTACGGCGTAAACTTTACATATTCGCCCGACCAGATCAACTTGAATCAGAAGGTATCGTTGAATGTTAAAAGTGTTTCACTGGGACACGCATTAAATGAATTGTTTATTCCTACAACGATCACCTACAAATCTGTCGGGAATCAGATTGTATTGAAGAAAGGCAAACTGCCAAGCCGTGTATCGACATCCGGCATACAATCTATTTCTGCTAAACCAGTAATAAAAAGTGATACAACTACAAAAAAGGTGGCCATCAAAGACACTATGAAAAATGAGCTTACCCTGCAGGCAAAACCATTGGAAATAAAATCAACAGATAGTTTGCAGGCAACAAAAGAGCTTGACCAATCATACACAAAAGAAATGTCAGATCTGAACGAATCCTATCTGCATAAAAAAGACAGTATCTCAACGGTTGCCTTTTCTAATAAAATGAAATTAAAACAAAGCTTAAAGCAGGCTAAAAACACGTTGGTGCGTGAATACAATCAATTAAAAGATAGTATCATGTATTCCAAAAAATTTAAAAATAAAACGATCGACACAACGGCAGCTTTATCTGACGATGATTTATTAATACACGATAATTTTCAGTTTACAGGAATTTATCCGTTGGGAACACACTTGACAACAAGCGGCCTGTATAGAAATGATTTTTCGTTGAATTTATTAGTAGGGTATAATGGAGCAGTATCTGCGTTTGAATTTGGTGGTATTGGAAATATTGTCCGGAAAGAAATGCAGGGTTTTCAATTTGCCGGTGTTGTAAATACGGTAGGTGGTTACGTACGTGGGACGCAGGTTGCAGGTATTGTAAATATTTGTAATCAGGAAGTGATCGGCGGACAGGTTTCAGGTATTTTAAATATTGCGAACGGTGCTACATCCGGTGGGCAGATTGCAGGTGTGGTGAATGTTGGCACGGAACAAATGGATGGTGTGCAGATATCTGGTGTTGTAAATGAACATAACGGAATAATTAATGGCGGACAGATCGGTTTGATTAATCATGCGCACAAAGTAAAAGGTTTTCAACTGGGTTTTATAAATATCAGTGATACCATTCAGGGAATTCCAATTGGTTTGCTATCTATTTCAAAAAATGGATACGGAAGAATTGAAACGTATTATTCAGAAACAACTCAGGGAAATTTACTTATCAAAACAGGAGTTAAAAGTTTTTATAATATATTTCAATTCGGCGGCAATTTTAATTCAGACAGCTACCGCTGGACATTCGGGTATGGCTTAGGTTCAACCATACATATGAGCAAACGAAGTACACTTTCCTTTGATGTGCTTGCAATGCACGTTAATGAGAACGAAGCATTTACAAGTAAACTTAACGAACAGGGTCAACTACGCATCATGCTTGGGGTAAATCTTTCAAAAAGAGTTTCCCTGTTTGCAGGTCCAACATTTAATACCATGTTCTCTCAATATAAAAATGAAGACGCTACAATCGGCTCACAGATGATCCCTCAAAAATCAGTCGTGTATGAACAAACGATTAAAGACAGCGACGGAAAAAATATTTACAATCCATACTGGATAGGCTTTAACGCCGGGCTGCGTTTTTAA
- a CDS encoding ammonium transporter, protein MPNVTPELYDSVMLIKQQMLVDSLNHAQAALNDSLHATNDLMFKTRTELQLTQNSLANSSFKANNIWMMVATAFVFIMHLGFATLESGLTQAKNTTNVLFKNSIVPAIGIMTHALCGFNLMYPGFEFGVSMDFIGFKGWGVELPEGGETFVYNPGMTYWTDFLFQAMFAATAATIVSGAVAERIKLFSFMVFSFFFTAFIYPIIGSWKWGGGWLNTIGFSDFAGSTLVHSVGGWAALAGVILLGPRLGKFNKGVINPIQGHSMTSAVIGTFLLWLGWFGFNGGSVLSAEPGMVSRVLVMTCISGSSGAIAAAFSIFAINKHFDLSMVLNGILAGLVGITAGADQMGIIDATLIGLISGCLVVFAIITFEKIRLDDPVGALSVHLVCGIWGTLAVALFGAKAGAAQFVTQLIGIGSVAVAAFGSSFLILLAIKYTIGLRVGKEEEIYGLDASEHYMEAYPNFMSK, encoded by the coding sequence ATGCCAAACGTAACCCCCGAACTGTATGACTCTGTTATGCTTATCAAGCAGCAGATGTTGGTTGACAGCCTGAATCATGCTCAGGCAGCCTTAAACGATTCTCTTCATGCGACAAACGACCTCATGTTTAAAACACGGACAGAATTACAGCTTACCCAAAATTCCCTGGCCAATTCATCTTTTAAAGCGAACAATATATGGATGATGGTTGCTACTGCTTTTGTCTTTATCATGCACCTTGGTTTTGCCACACTAGAGTCGGGACTGACTCAGGCAAAAAATACAACAAACGTTTTATTTAAAAATTCGATTGTGCCAGCCATCGGCATTATGACTCATGCCTTGTGTGGTTTTAATTTAATGTATCCCGGTTTTGAATTTGGTGTGTCCATGGATTTTATTGGATTTAAAGGCTGGGGCGTAGAGTTGCCGGAAGGTGGTGAAACGTTTGTCTATAATCCGGGGATGACTTACTGGACCGATTTTTTATTTCAGGCAATGTTTGCTGCAACCGCTGCAACCATTGTGTCCGGTGCAGTTGCAGAACGGATCAAGCTTTTTAGCTTTATGGTTTTCTCTTTCTTTTTCACGGCATTTATTTACCCGATTATCGGCAGCTGGAAATGGGGCGGCGGCTGGCTTAATACCATTGGTTTCAGCGATTTTGCAGGTTCCACGCTTGTACATTCGGTTGGCGGCTGGGCAGCACTCGCCGGAGTAATATTGCTCGGACCAAGGCTTGGTAAGTTTAATAAAGGGGTCATTAATCCGATACAGGGTCATAGCATGACATCCGCGGTAATAGGCACCTTCCTGTTGTGGCTGGGCTGGTTTGGCTTTAATGGCGGCTCCGTGCTTTCCGCTGAACCGGGCATGGTTTCCCGTGTATTGGTAATGACCTGTATTTCCGGATCCTCCGGAGCTATTGCTGCAGCATTCAGCATTTTCGCTATCAATAAACACTTTGACCTTTCTATGGTACTGAATGGAATTCTTGCCGGGCTGGTGGGCATTACAGCGGGCGCTGACCAGATGGGTATTATAGATGCCACACTTATTGGCTTGATCAGTGGCTGCCTGGTTGTATTTGCAATTATCACGTTTGAAAAAATCCGACTGGATGACCCGGTTGGTGCTTTATCTGTGCATTTGGTATGCGGCATATGGGGAACCCTTGCAGTAGCCCTGTTTGGTGCAAAGGCTGGCGCTGCACAATTTGTAACACAACTGATCGGTATTGGATCAGTCGCTGTAGCTGCCTTTGGAAGTTCCTTCCTGATTTTACTGGCAATTAAATACACGATTGGCTTACGTGTAGGAAAAGAAGAAGAGATCTATGGCCTCGATGCTTCCGAACATTATATGGAAGCCTATCCAAACTTCATGTCTAAATAA
- a CDS encoding TlpA family protein disulfide reductase: MKQLKKITLCVLLLFAVSILFIASIERETIKVGEKAPAFTVAALNGVDSISLSDYKGKIVIVHLWSPTCPHCRETNKVLPGIIGPYSKKANLAYIMIAIDMDTLTLRPVIEEDKLNFAIHGYDPFDGSAKTMMDYEAPGTPCINIVDEKGNLVGVNVTDDQLKKYLKKRFSRNS, translated from the coding sequence ATGAAACAATTAAAAAAAATCACTCTTTGCGTATTGCTGCTTTTTGCTGTAAGCATATTATTTATTGCATCGATAGAAAGGGAAACAATCAAAGTGGGCGAGAAGGCTCCCGCCTTTACAGTAGCAGCACTCAATGGGGTAGATAGCATTTCTTTAAGTGATTACAAAGGGAAAATTGTTATCGTACATCTTTGGAGTCCTACGTGTCCGCATTGCCGCGAAACCAACAAAGTTTTACCTGGAATTATTGGTCCGTATAGTAAGAAAGCAAACCTTGCTTATATTATGATAGCTATTGATATGGACACTCTCACTTTAAGGCCTGTAATTGAAGAAGACAAACTGAACTTTGCCATTCATGGATATGATCCGTTTGATGGGTCTGCTAAAACAATGATGGATTATGAAGCTCCCGGCACGCCCTGTATAAACATTGTAGATGAAAAAGGCAACCTGGTAGGAGTGAATGTTACAGACGATCAATTGAAAAAATACTTGAAAAAAAGGTTTTCAAGAAATTCATAA